A genomic region of Aureimonas populi contains the following coding sequences:
- a CDS encoding class I SAM-dependent methyltransferase, protein MTLPPARDKCNSPRRGIREEAHFILGWLRRPLRTGAVLPSSRALAQTMAAEVPLATLDEASVVVELGPGTGVVTQALIEAGVPEEKLVLVEYSPEFCKRLRLRFPRARIVEGDAYRPGPAFEKALAGRRTVATVSSLPLMTRPDTEREAALSHHLGRMAPGAPLVQFTYALTLPVAPARIAAKVETTRWVKRNLPPARVLVYRRSTE, encoded by the coding sequence ATGACGTTGCCGCCCGCTCGCGACAAGTGCAACAGCCCCCGCCGGGGCATTCGCGAGGAGGCGCATTTCATTCTCGGCTGGCTGCGTCGCCCCTTGCGCACCGGCGCCGTCCTCCCCTCCTCCCGGGCGCTGGCCCAGACCATGGCCGCCGAGGTCCCGCTCGCCACCCTCGACGAGGCGAGCGTGGTGGTGGAGCTGGGGCCGGGAACCGGCGTCGTCACGCAAGCGCTGATCGAGGCCGGCGTCCCCGAGGAGAAGCTGGTTCTCGTCGAATATTCCCCGGAGTTCTGCAAACGCCTGCGCCTGCGTTTTCCCCGCGCGCGGATCGTGGAAGGGGATGCCTACCGGCCCGGACCCGCCTTCGAGAAGGCGCTGGCCGGGCGAAGGACCGTCGCCACGGTCTCCAGCCTCCCGCTGATGACGCGCCCCGACACGGAGCGAGAGGCCGCGCTTTCCCACCATCTCGGCCGCATGGCGCCGGGCGCGCCGCTGGTGCAGTTCACCTACGCGCTTACGCTCCCCGTCGCGCCCGCGCGCATCGCCGCCAAGGTGGAAACGACGCGCTGGGTGAAGCGGAACCTTCCCCCGGCACGCGTCCTCGTCTATCGCCGTTCCACGGAGTAG
- a CDS encoding class I SAM-dependent methyltransferase — MHGQSEAKGDWAKFLGTWLKHPGAMGAIAASSRSYCDAMVRAATTHLDGPILELGAGLGVVTQALLRAGIAPERITSIEYDREFARELKARFPNVNVIQGDGLDLTETLKGREEERFAAILLAIPIIRFKPDERRRLLERYFERIVPAGNLTQLSYSLTPPVKPELGAYAVSSTPVVWANLPPARVWIYNRVGDGARSRG; from the coding sequence ATGCACGGGCAGAGCGAAGCGAAGGGCGACTGGGCGAAGTTCCTCGGCACATGGCTGAAGCACCCCGGCGCGATGGGGGCCATTGCCGCCTCGTCCAGAAGCTATTGCGACGCGATGGTGCGCGCGGCGACGACCCATCTCGACGGGCCGATCCTGGAGCTGGGCGCGGGGCTGGGCGTGGTGACGCAGGCTTTGCTGCGCGCCGGCATCGCGCCGGAGCGCATCACCTCCATCGAATACGACCGCGAGTTCGCGCGCGAGCTGAAGGCCCGCTTCCCGAACGTGAACGTCATCCAGGGCGACGGGCTCGACCTGACGGAAACGCTCAAGGGCCGCGAGGAGGAGCGATTCGCCGCCATCCTCCTCGCCATTCCCATCATCCGCTTCAAGCCGGACGAGCGGCGGCGGCTCCTGGAGCGCTATTTCGAGCGCATCGTGCCGGCCGGGAACCTCACCCAGCTTTCCTATTCCCTCACGCCGCCGGTCAAGCCGGAGCTCGGGGCCTACGCCGTGTCTTCCACGCCCGTCGTCTGGGCCAATCTCCCGCCGGCGCGCGTGTGGATCTATAATCGCGTGGGCGACGGCGCCCGCAGCCGGGGCTGA
- a CDS encoding acyltransferase family protein: MHYRTFDLWRFVAAMLIMVYHYLYFAPIELWNVLGPIVRRPQALLDLFFMISGFLVMTRYGRGMESAADFAGFLRRRLATLYPLHLLTLAFFVPIALAGAAGLMTLNNPARWDLSLLPLHLTLTHAWGLRDELAFNFPSWSLSAELLCYLLFPAILLLHRRLGPRGLLVALLAWVVAVELLWASGRLGEEHWSRANNFGAYRALIGFLAGCLVALAVEARRVAVTRLWPGQAVLLLAVALMLVEAPPLLPIATLALALFLAAAAETARPCATLFLAAWSPLLRTSFGIYLWHMVFAAIFYQLLWNKLFAGAGSTAFLAYTLLPVTFTMAAAFLSRPFERWAYALLTGGERARQGVAAA; the protein is encoded by the coding sequence ATGCACTACCGCACCTTCGATCTCTGGCGCTTCGTGGCGGCCATGCTCATCATGGTCTACCACTATCTCTATTTCGCGCCGATCGAGCTGTGGAACGTCCTCGGTCCCATCGTTCGCCGCCCGCAAGCGCTGCTCGACTTGTTCTTCATGATCTCGGGCTTCCTCGTCATGACGCGCTACGGGCGCGGCATGGAGAGCGCGGCGGACTTCGCGGGCTTCCTGCGCCGCCGCCTGGCCACGCTCTACCCCCTGCATCTCCTGACGCTCGCCTTTTTCGTTCCCATCGCGCTGGCGGGCGCGGCCGGGCTCATGACGCTGAACAATCCCGCGCGCTGGGATCTTTCGCTCCTGCCCCTGCACCTCACCCTTACCCATGCCTGGGGGCTGAGGGACGAACTGGCCTTCAACTTCCCCTCCTGGTCGCTCAGCGCCGAGCTGCTCTGCTATCTGCTCTTCCCCGCCATCCTTCTGCTGCACCGCCGCCTCGGCCCCAGGGGGCTCCTCGTGGCGCTTCTGGCCTGGGTCGTCGCCGTGGAACTCCTCTGGGCCTCGGGGCGCCTGGGAGAGGAGCACTGGAGCCGCGCCAACAATTTCGGGGCCTATCGCGCGCTGATCGGCTTTCTGGCCGGCTGCCTCGTGGCGCTCGCGGTCGAGGCCCGGCGGGTGGCCGTCACGCGCCTGTGGCCGGGGCAGGCGGTGCTTCTCCTCGCCGTCGCGCTGATGCTCGTCGAGGCGCCGCCTCTCCTGCCGATCGCCACGCTTGCGCTTGCGCTCTTCCTGGCCGCCGCGGCCGAGACCGCCCGCCCCTGCGCGACCCTCTTTCTTGCGGCGTGGAGCCCGCTCCTGCGCACGTCCTTCGGCATCTATCTCTGGCACATGGTCTTCGCCGCGATCTTCTATCAGTTGTTGTGGAACAAGCTGTTCGCGGGCGCGGGGTCGACGGCCTTCCTTGCCTACACGCTCCTGCCTGTCACCTTCACCATGGCGGCCGCCTTCCTCTCGCGGCCCTTCGAGCGGTGGGCCTATGCGCTCCTGACGGGCGGGGAGCGGGCACGGCAGGGCGTTGCCGCCGCCTGA
- a CDS encoding phage holin family protein, whose product MSVEPRETKSVPDLIAELMREASELFRTEGRLIRSEISDKITQLQVGGGSIAAGAICLLVALIVLAQALVIALSELIAPGWAALIVGVVIAAIGVMLLLKGKKDLDPANLTPDRTAQQLRKDGQLVKEQTR is encoded by the coding sequence ATGAGCGTTGAGCCGCGCGAGACGAAGTCGGTCCCCGATCTCATCGCCGAACTGATGCGTGAGGCGAGCGAGCTCTTCCGCACGGAAGGGCGCCTGATCCGGTCCGAGATTTCCGACAAGATCACCCAGCTCCAGGTCGGCGGCGGCTCCATCGCCGCCGGCGCCATCTGCCTGCTCGTCGCGCTCATCGTGCTGGCGCAGGCGCTCGTCATCGCCCTGTCCGAGTTGATCGCGCCCGGCTGGGCAGCCCTGATCGTGGGCGTCGTCATCGCCGCCATCGGCGTGATGCTGCTCCTGAAGGGCAAAAAGGACCTCGACCCGGCCAATCTGACGCCGGACCGCACCGCGCAGCAACTGCGCAAGGACGGACAGCTCGTGAAGGAGCAGACCCGATGA
- the dnaJ gene encoding molecular chaperone DnaJ produces MSVKVDYYETLGVAKTCDEKTLKASFRKLAMQFHPDRNPGDAEAERRFKEIGEAYEVLKDPQKRAAYDRFGHAAFQNGGAGGGGFRGDFSASMADIFDDIFGEMMGQRRGRAAGGSGGRERGSDLRYNMEISLEEAFTGKTAEIGVPTTVQCDACTGTGAKPGTSPRTCPTCGGAGRIRATQGFFSVQHTCPTCQGRGETVADPCGKCGGEGRLPEERNLSVNIPAGIEDGTRIRLAGEGEAGLRGGPSGDLYIFLSVRGHEFFQRDGADLYCKVPVSMTTAALGGAFEVTTLDGQTTRVKVPEGTQTGKQFRVRGKGMPVLRSAQTGDLFIQIMIETPQKLSRRQRELLEEFEEISSSENSPQCTGFFTRMREFFEGLGESRT; encoded by the coding sequence GTGTCCGTCAAGGTCGATTACTACGAGACGCTCGGTGTCGCCAAAACCTGCGACGAGAAAACCCTCAAGGCGTCCTTCCGCAAGCTCGCCATGCAGTTCCACCCGGACCGCAACCCGGGAGATGCCGAGGCCGAGCGCCGCTTCAAGGAGATCGGCGAAGCCTACGAGGTCCTGAAGGACCCGCAGAAGCGGGCCGCCTACGACCGCTTCGGCCATGCCGCCTTCCAGAACGGCGGCGCGGGCGGCGGCGGCTTCCGTGGCGACTTCTCAGCCTCCATGGCCGACATCTTCGACGACATCTTCGGCGAGATGATGGGCCAGCGGCGCGGCCGCGCGGCCGGGGGCAGCGGCGGGCGCGAGCGCGGCTCGGACCTGCGCTACAACATGGAGATCAGCCTCGAGGAGGCCTTCACCGGCAAGACGGCCGAGATCGGCGTGCCCACCACGGTGCAGTGCGATGCCTGCACCGGCACCGGCGCCAAGCCGGGCACCTCACCGCGCACCTGCCCCACCTGCGGCGGTGCGGGCCGCATCCGCGCCACGCAGGGCTTCTTCTCCGTCCAGCACACCTGCCCCACCTGCCAGGGTCGGGGCGAGACGGTGGCCGACCCCTGCGGCAAGTGCGGCGGCGAGGGCCGCCTGCCCGAGGAACGCAACCTCTCCGTCAACATCCCGGCCGGCATCGAGGACGGCACGCGCATCCGCCTCGCCGGCGAGGGAGAGGCCGGGCTGCGCGGCGGCCCCTCAGGCGACCTCTACATCTTCCTCTCCGTGCGCGGGCACGAATTCTTCCAGCGCGACGGCGCAGACCTCTACTGCAAGGTGCCCGTCTCCATGACGACGGCCGCCCTCGGCGGGGCCTTCGAGGTGACGACGCTCGACGGGCAGACGACGCGCGTCAAGGTTCCCGAAGGCACGCAGACCGGCAAGCAGTTCCGCGTGCGCGGCAAGGGTATGCCCGTGCTGCGCTCGGCCCAGACCGGCGACCTCTTCATCCAGATCATGATCGAGACGCCCCAGAAGCTCTCGCGCAGGCAGCGCGAGCTGCTGGAGGAGTTCGAGGAGATCTCCTCCTCAGAGAACTCGCCGCAATGCACCGGCTTCTTCACGCGGATGCGCGAATTCTTCGAAGGCCTCGGAGAGAGCCGCACCTGA
- a CDS encoding HdeD family acid-resistance protein — protein sequence MTHEPLSPQTSELEGVERELRRHLHENWRGYAFQGGLTLVIGVLAIIAPFAATYATVLFFGWLLLFGGLLGLFGAWRMRGRSGFRSTLLFTILVTLLGFVILFDPFAGAVTLTWLLAVFFLLSAVANFAFGRALKARGLRSWPLVLAALVNVALALYLVVGLPETAVFAVGLFLGISFVMSGSGTLFAALEARRDRPA from the coding sequence ATGACCCATGAGCCCCTCTCCCCGCAGACATCGGAACTGGAAGGGGTGGAGCGCGAGCTTCGCCGGCACCTTCACGAGAACTGGCGCGGCTACGCCTTCCAGGGCGGGCTGACGCTCGTCATCGGGGTCCTGGCCATCATCGCCCCCTTCGCCGCCACCTACGCCACCGTGCTGTTCTTCGGCTGGCTGCTGCTTTTCGGCGGCCTTCTGGGCCTGTTCGGCGCGTGGCGCATGCGCGGGCGCAGCGGCTTCCGCTCCACCCTTCTCTTCACCATCCTCGTCACGCTGCTCGGCTTCGTCATCCTGTTCGATCCCTTCGCGGGAGCGGTGACGCTGACCTGGCTGCTCGCCGTGTTCTTCCTTCTCTCGGCCGTGGCCAATTTCGCCTTCGGCCGGGCGCTGAAGGCGCGGGGCCTGCGCTCCTGGCCGCTGGTCCTGGCGGCCCTCGTCAACGTGGCGCTCGCGCTTTACCTCGTGGTCGGCCTGCCGGAGACAGCCGTCTTCGCGGTCGGCCTCTTCCTCGGCATCTCCTTCGTCATGTCCGGGTCGGGAACGCTGTTCGCCGCGCTGGAAGCCCGGCGCGACCGCCCCGCCTGA
- the dnaK gene encoding molecular chaperone DnaK has product MAKVIGIDLGTTNSCVAVMDGKNAKVIENAEGARTTPSMVAFSDDGERLVGQPAKRQAVTNPENTLFAIKRLIGRTYDDPLTQKDKGLVPYEIVRADNGDAWVRAHSEKYSPSQISAMILQKMKETAEAYLGEKVEKAVITVPAYFNDAQRQATKDAGKIAGLDVLRIINEPTAAALAYGLEKNDGKTIAVYDLGGGTFDVSILEIGDGVFEVKSTNGDTFLGGEDFDLRLVDYLATEFKKDQGIDLKNDKLALQRLKEAAEKAKIELSSASQTEINLPFITADASGPKHLTLKLTRSKFESLVDDFVQRTVGPCRAALKDAGLSASDIDEVVLVGGMTRMPKIQETVKNFFGKEPHKGVNPDEVVAMGAAIQAGVLQGDVKDVLLLDVTPLSLGIETLGGVFTRLIDRNTTIPTKKSQVFSTAEDSQNAVTIQVFQGEREMAQDNKLLGRFNLEGIPPAPRGVPQIEVTFDIDANGIVNVSAKDKGTNKEQRITIQASGGLSDADIEQMVKDAEANAESDKKRRAGVEAKNQAESLVHSAEKSLSDYGDKVSETDRKSIEDALADLKAELEKPEADAEAIKAKSERLAEASMKLGQAMYEASQAEAAAGETQPGDTSAQGDDVVDADFEEVQDDDRKKSA; this is encoded by the coding sequence ATGGCCAAGGTGATCGGCATCGATCTCGGCACCACCAATTCCTGCGTCGCCGTCATGGACGGCAAGAACGCCAAGGTCATCGAGAACGCCGAGGGCGCGCGCACCACCCCCTCGATGGTCGCCTTCTCGGATGATGGCGAGCGACTGGTGGGCCAGCCCGCCAAACGGCAGGCCGTGACCAACCCGGAGAACACGCTCTTCGCCATCAAGCGGCTGATCGGGCGCACCTATGACGACCCGCTGACCCAGAAGGACAAGGGTCTCGTCCCGTACGAGATCGTGCGCGCCGACAATGGCGACGCCTGGGTCCGCGCCCATTCCGAGAAGTATTCGCCCTCGCAGATTTCCGCGATGATCCTTCAGAAGATGAAGGAGACGGCCGAGGCCTATCTGGGCGAGAAGGTCGAGAAGGCGGTGATCACCGTTCCGGCCTATTTCAACGACGCCCAGCGCCAGGCCACCAAGGACGCGGGCAAGATCGCGGGCCTCGACGTCCTGCGCATCATCAACGAGCCGACGGCCGCCGCCCTCGCCTACGGGCTTGAGAAGAACGACGGCAAGACCATCGCGGTCTACGATCTGGGCGGCGGCACCTTCGACGTGTCGATCCTCGAGATCGGCGACGGCGTCTTCGAGGTGAAGTCCACCAATGGCGACACCTTCCTCGGCGGCGAGGACTTCGACCTGCGCCTGGTCGATTATCTCGCAACCGAGTTCAAGAAGGACCAGGGCATCGACCTGAAGAACGACAAGCTCGCCCTTCAGCGCCTGAAGGAAGCGGCGGAGAAGGCCAAGATCGAGCTGTCCTCCGCTTCGCAGACCGAGATCAACCTGCCCTTCATCACCGCCGACGCGAGCGGCCCCAAGCACCTGACCCTGAAGCTGACGCGCTCCAAGTTCGAAAGCCTGGTGGACGATTTCGTCCAGCGCACGGTCGGCCCCTGCCGCGCGGCGCTGAAGGATGCCGGCCTCTCGGCCTCGGACATCGACGAGGTCGTGCTGGTCGGCGGCATGACGCGCATGCCCAAGATCCAGGAGACGGTGAAGAACTTCTTCGGCAAGGAGCCGCACAAGGGCGTCAACCCGGACGAGGTCGTGGCCATGGGCGCGGCCATCCAGGCCGGCGTGCTGCAGGGCGACGTCAAGGACGTGCTGCTTCTCGACGTCACCCCGCTCTCGCTCGGCATCGAGACGCTGGGCGGCGTGTTCACGCGCCTTATCGACCGCAACACGACCATCCCGACCAAGAAGAGCCAGGTGTTCTCCACGGCCGAGGATTCGCAGAACGCCGTGACCATCCAGGTCTTCCAGGGCGAGCGCGAGATGGCGCAGGACAACAAGCTGCTCGGGCGCTTCAACCTCGAGGGCATCCCGCCCGCACCGCGCGGCGTGCCGCAGATCGAGGTCACGTTCGACATCGACGCCAACGGCATCGTCAACGTCTCGGCCAAGGACAAGGGCACCAACAAGGAGCAGCGGATCACCATCCAGGCTTCCGGCGGCCTTTCGGACGCCGATATCGAGCAGATGGTGAAGGACGCCGAGGCCAACGCCGAGAGCGACAAGAAGCGCCGCGCGGGCGTGGAGGCCAAGAACCAGGCCGAGAGCCTCGTCCATTCGGCGGAGAAGTCGCTCTCCGACTATGGCGACAAGGTTTCCGAGACGGACCGCAAGTCCATCGAGGACGCGCTCGCCGACCTGAAGGCCGAGCTGGAGAAGCCGGAGGCGGACGCCGAGGCCATCAAGGCCAAGAGCGAGCGCCTGGCGGAAGCGTCCATGAAGCTCGGGCAGGCGATGTACGAGGCCAGCCAGGCGGAAGCGGCGGCCGGCGAGACGCAGCCGGGCGATACCTCTGCCCAGGGCGACGACGTGGTGGACGCCGACTTCGAGGAAGTGCAGGACGACGACCGCAAGAAGTCGGCCTGA
- a CDS encoding DUF3563 domain-containing protein yields MNIRSALRGAFSVRSQQDIERAYLEQSSSRTDLERRQREIEQGLLRPKRFGL; encoded by the coding sequence ATGAACATTCGCAGCGCCCTGCGTGGCGCTTTTTCGGTCCGCAGCCAGCAGGACATCGAACGCGCCTATCTGGAACAGTCCAGCTCGCGCACCGATCTGGAGCGCCGCCAGCGTGAGATCGAGCAGGGGCTTCTGCGCCCGAAGCGCTTCGGGCTCTGA
- a CDS encoding DUF3618 domain-containing protein, translating into MSEETERLAREAETHRGRVDETLDRLKERFSVGQIVDELSGYVRDGQGADMVKNLNRQVRDNPLALGLVGAGVAWLLMGQGVRDEGRRLKGRYEDWREEDDLYDRDRLSGGGYPIADGRPHTVGEGPYAGSTAGSYSDSGRGPGYSARAKEAASSAASGISGAASSTASSVSGAASSAASGVAGAARSMGSSVSDAAQSAGSAISDAAGSASETVTHAMHDARDAAYGAGEAVYRGGASAGRRAAGYGRKARRSFLDTLQEEPLIVGAVALAIGAAVGAALPATRREDALFGEARDRLRDDAVDYGRDALSKAEHVASEAYKAGSEEAERKGLKPQGEGETLAEKASSVVGKAVDAAKDDARKEGLV; encoded by the coding sequence ATGAGTGAAGAAACCGAACGCCTCGCAAGGGAGGCGGAAACGCATCGCGGCCGGGTCGACGAGACGCTCGACCGGCTGAAGGAGCGGTTCTCGGTCGGCCAGATCGTGGACGAGCTTTCGGGCTATGTCCGCGACGGGCAGGGCGCGGACATGGTGAAGAACCTGAACCGGCAGGTGCGCGACAATCCGCTGGCGCTCGGTCTCGTGGGAGCGGGCGTCGCCTGGCTGCTGATGGGCCAGGGCGTGCGCGACGAGGGCCGGCGGCTCAAGGGGCGCTATGAGGACTGGCGCGAGGAGGACGACCTCTACGATCGCGACCGCCTCTCGGGCGGGGGCTATCCCATCGCCGACGGCCGCCCGCACACGGTGGGCGAGGGCCCCTACGCCGGTTCGACGGCGGGCAGCTACAGCGATTCCGGGCGCGGGCCGGGCTATTCCGCACGCGCCAAGGAGGCCGCTTCCTCGGCCGCGTCCGGCATTTCTGGCGCCGCCTCTTCCACGGCTTCGAGCGTCTCGGGGGCGGCCTCCTCGGCGGCGTCCGGCGTCGCCGGTGCGGCTCGCTCGATGGGCTCGTCCGTATCCGATGCCGCGCAATCGGCAGGCTCTGCCATCTCGGATGCAGCCGGTTCCGCCTCCGAGACCGTCACCCATGCCATGCATGACGCGCGGGACGCGGCCTACGGGGCAGGCGAAGCGGTCTATCGCGGCGGCGCCTCAGCCGGGCGGCGGGCCGCCGGCTACGGCCGCAAGGCGCGCCGCAGCTTCCTGGACACGCTACAGGAGGAGCCGCTGATCGTCGGCGCGGTTGCACTGGCCATCGGCGCGGCCGTAGGCGCCGCGCTTCCCGCCACGCGCCGCGAGGACGCCTTGTTCGGCGAGGCGCGCGACCGCCTGCGGGACGACGCGGTGGACTATGGACGCGACGCGTTGAGCAAGGCCGAGCATGTGGCGAGCGAGGCCTACAAGGCCGGCAGCGAAGAGGCCGAGCGCAAGGGCCTGAAACCGCAGGGCGAGGGCGAGACGCTGGCCGAAAAGGCCTCGTCGGTCGTCGGCAAGGCGGTGGACGCCGCCAAGGACGACGCCAGGAAGGAAGGGCTGGTCTAG
- a CDS encoding transglycosylase domain-containing protein produces the protein MALQRRQTRIEPTFGGEPASGEDFRLSADDRAVPAQDKAARAKAGPSGAPSPSRTARKGRTPAGQGGGGGGGFFGRPPRKRRTFFGHIARLALVVAFWGAVAVAGIVGYFAMTLPQEAWVVPDRPPNVKIVSYDGELLADRGLTGGEAVSLDQMSPYIPQAVIAIEDRRFYNHLGVDPIGIARAFFENMAAGNTVQGGSTLTQQLAKNVFLTPEQTIQRKIQEAVLSLWLEAKFSKDQILEMYLNRVYFGSGATGVQAAARRYFDKNASEVTLTEAATLAGVLQAPSRLTPVRNPDGAKARAMVVLQSMREAGFITEAELEAARAEEPTTARAYWTGGEHYAADMVMRDLRNLAPDIAEDVVVETTIDLSLEKQAETVIRETIDGATQNVTQGALVALDGTGAIRAIVGGRDYNESQFNRAVDAKRQPGSTFKPFVYATALEYGWRPENIVNDAPTRIGNWSPSNYDNKFRGQVTIADALASSLNTIAAQLTAEVGPAQVVETAKRMGINSPMQENASIALGTAEVSLLELTGAFAPFANGGYQATPHLVNRVTTVSGKVLYERGAEVPPVIVTADIAGMMNAMLSRVVTNGTGRRAALEGWQAAGKTGTTQDFKDAWFVGYTANLTTGVWFGNDNGAPMRQVTGGALPAEAWKTFMVAAHEGLPPVPLPGDYRIGEPPAQPGLPEEPVQVFIDQWGNYVDQYGNPVDPYGRPLGGEGLVDNGQQQELPTVRGGQDEGYAALPPSEQPAPQPDGAYARGPQDPYGDGGYGAPPPEYGYEPVPVEPPARVVRRDELPPDAVLEGPVGGGRSIDRSLFRGLFGG, from the coding sequence ATGGCGCTTCAGCGCAGGCAAACGCGAATCGAGCCGACATTCGGGGGCGAGCCCGCCTCTGGCGAGGACTTCCGCCTGTCGGCCGACGACCGCGCCGTGCCCGCGCAGGACAAGGCGGCCCGCGCCAAGGCCGGCCCGTCCGGCGCCCCGTCCCCCTCCCGCACCGCCCGCAAGGGCAGGACGCCGGCCGGACAGGGAGGCGGAGGCGGAGGCGGCTTCTTCGGCCGCCCGCCGCGCAAGCGCCGCACTTTCTTCGGCCATATCGCTCGTCTGGCGCTCGTCGTGGCGTTCTGGGGCGCGGTCGCCGTGGCGGGCATCGTCGGCTATTTCGCCATGACCCTGCCGCAGGAGGCCTGGGTCGTTCCGGACCGGCCGCCCAACGTGAAGATCGTCTCGTACGATGGCGAGCTTCTGGCCGATCGCGGCCTGACCGGCGGCGAGGCCGTCTCGCTCGACCAGATGAGCCCCTACATCCCGCAGGCGGTGATCGCCATCGAGGACCGGCGCTTCTACAACCATCTCGGCGTCGATCCCATCGGCATCGCACGCGCCTTCTTCGAGAACATGGCGGCGGGCAACACCGTGCAGGGCGGCTCCACGCTGACCCAGCAGCTCGCCAAGAACGTCTTCCTCACGCCCGAGCAGACCATCCAGCGCAAGATCCAGGAAGCCGTCCTTTCGCTGTGGCTGGAGGCCAAGTTCTCCAAGGACCAGATCCTGGAGATGTATCTCAACCGCGTCTATTTCGGCTCCGGCGCCACTGGCGTGCAGGCCGCCGCCCGTCGCTATTTCGACAAGAACGCCTCCGAAGTGACGCTGACGGAGGCCGCCACGCTCGCCGGCGTCCTGCAGGCTCCCTCGCGCCTGACGCCGGTGCGAAACCCCGACGGCGCCAAGGCGCGTGCCATGGTGGTTCTGCAATCCATGCGCGAGGCCGGTTTCATCACCGAGGCCGAGCTGGAAGCCGCCCGCGCCGAGGAGCCCACCACCGCCCGCGCCTATTGGACGGGGGGCGAGCACTACGCCGCCGACATGGTGATGCGCGACCTGCGCAACCTCGCCCCGGACATCGCCGAGGACGTGGTGGTGGAGACCACGATCGACCTGAGCCTCGAAAAGCAGGCCGAGACCGTCATCCGCGAGACCATCGACGGCGCCACGCAGAACGTCACGCAGGGCGCGCTGGTGGCGCTGGACGGCACCGGCGCGATCCGCGCCATCGTCGGCGGCCGGGACTACAATGAGAGCCAGTTCAACCGCGCGGTGGACGCCAAGCGCCAGCCGGGCTCCACCTTCAAGCCCTTCGTCTACGCCACCGCGCTCGAATATGGCTGGCGGCCCGAGAATATCGTCAACGACGCGCCCACGCGCATCGGCAACTGGAGCCCGTCGAACTACGACAACAAGTTCCGCGGGCAGGTGACGATCGCCGACGCGCTGGCCTCCTCGCTGAACACCATCGCCGCGCAGCTCACGGCCGAGGTCGGGCCGGCGCAGGTGGTGGAAACCGCCAAGCGCATGGGCATCAACTCGCCCATGCAGGAGAACGCCTCCATCGCCCTCGGCACGGCCGAGGTCTCGCTGCTGGAGTTGACGGGCGCCTTCGCCCCCTTCGCCAATGGCGGCTACCAGGCCACGCCGCATCTGGTGAACCGCGTCACCACCGTCTCGGGAAAGGTGCTTTACGAGCGCGGTGCGGAAGTGCCGCCGGTCATCGTCACCGCCGATATCGCGGGGATGATGAACGCCATGCTCAGCCGCGTCGTCACCAACGGCACGGGCCGGCGCGCGGCGCTGGAGGGCTGGCAGGCCGCCGGCAAGACGGGCACCACGCAGGACTTCAAGGACGCCTGGTTCGTCGGCTACACGGCCAACCTGACCACCGGTGTCTGGTTCGGCAACGACAATGGCGCGCCCATGCGCCAGGTCACGGGCGGCGCGCTGCCGGCCGAGGCCTGGAAAACCTTCATGGTCGCCGCCCATGAGGGCCTGCCGCCCGTGCCCTTGCCGGGCGACTACCGGATCGGCGAGCCGCCCGCGCAGCCGGGCCTGCCGGAAGAGCCGGTGCAGGTCTTCATCGACCAGTGGGGCAACTATGTCGACCAATACGGCAATCCGGTCGATCCCTATGGCCGCCCGCTGGGCGGCGAGGGGCTGGTGGACAACGGGCAGCAGCAGGAGCTTCCCACCGTGCGCGGCGGGCAGGACGAAGGCTATGCGGCCCTGCCCCCGTCCGAGCAGCCGGCCCCGCAGCCCGACGGCGCTTATGCGCGCGGGCCGCAGGACCCCTACGGGGACGGCGGCTATGGCGCGCCCCCGCCCGAATACGGCTACGAGCCGGTGCCCGTGGAACCGCCCGCGCGCGTAGTGCGCCGGGACGAGCTTCCGCCGGACGCGGTGCTGGAAGGCCCGGTCGGCGGGGGACGCTCCATCGACCGCTCCCTCTTCCGGGGCCTCTTCGGCGGATGA